A genome region from Geminicoccus roseus DSM 18922 includes the following:
- a CDS encoding ribbon-helix-helix protein, CopG family translates to MRISVDLGAIQVQALDELARAEQRSRTALIGQAIDEYLAKRRAGAMDDAFGLWGQRTVDGLACQDRLRGE, encoded by the coding sequence ATGCGGATCTCGGTCGATCTCGGTGCCATCCAGGTCCAGGCGCTCGACGAACTGGCGAGGGCCGAGCAGCGGTCGCGCACGGCGCTGATCGGGCAGGCGATCGACGAATACTTGGCGAAGCGACGGGCGGGGGCGATGGACGATGCCTTCGGCCTATGGGGCCAGCGCACGGTCGACGGGCTGGCCTGCCAGGATCGGCTACGCGGCGAGTAG
- a CDS encoding calcium-binding protein, producing MPTIIGTPTNDRLTGTSSRDTIYGRAGNDTLVAGPGDDAVFGETGDDTLWGKDGDDRLFGQAGDDRLAGGNGNDRLFGQDGHDRLEGARGDDRLDGAAGSDLLLGGSGEDRLYGEADDDALSGDSGNDHLVGGLGADQMSGGTGDDILYGLAADLQNIRGDYQDDHDVLDGGDGNDLLVGNYGKDRLDGGTGDDTLIGWPGDDLLLGGSGDDIAIGEDGNDLIRLGAGSDTVVFEGDDFGQYFSSRRADWVSPDSDLVADFARGEDQLRIQFRVFFLVKGFGEVRRIGLTELDSNKNGLVDGADAHVEVEKIQLDNVARDSLVIHAGDASGFARFQGDTLTLFGITRLAAADFTTGDFTT from the coding sequence ATGCCAACCATCATCGGCACACCGACAAACGACCGCCTGACCGGCACGTCGTCCAGGGACACGATCTACGGCCGGGCCGGCAACGACACGCTCGTCGCCGGGCCGGGCGACGACGCCGTCTTCGGCGAGACCGGCGACGACACGCTCTGGGGCAAGGACGGCGATGACCGGCTCTTTGGCCAGGCCGGGGACGACCGGCTGGCCGGCGGCAATGGCAACGACCGCCTGTTCGGCCAGGACGGCCACGACCGGCTGGAGGGTGCCAGGGGCGACGACCGGCTCGATGGGGCTGCCGGCAGCGACCTCCTCCTTGGCGGCAGCGGCGAGGATCGCCTCTACGGCGAGGCGGATGACGACGCGTTGTCCGGCGACAGCGGCAACGACCACCTCGTGGGCGGCCTGGGTGCGGACCAGATGTCAGGCGGGACCGGCGATGACATCCTCTACGGCTTGGCGGCCGATCTGCAGAACATCCGCGGCGACTACCAGGACGACCATGACGTCCTCGATGGCGGCGATGGCAACGACCTCCTGGTCGGCAACTATGGCAAGGACCGGCTGGACGGCGGGACCGGCGACGACACCCTGATCGGCTGGCCGGGCGACGACCTGCTGCTCGGCGGGAGCGGCGACGACATCGCCATCGGCGAGGACGGCAACGACCTGATCCGGTTGGGCGCCGGCAGCGACACCGTCGTCTTCGAGGGCGACGACTTCGGCCAGTACTTTTCCTCACGCCGCGCCGACTGGGTCAGCCCCGACAGCGACCTCGTCGCGGATTTCGCCCGCGGCGAGGACCAGCTCCGGATTCAGTTCAGGGTCTTCTTCCTTGTTAAAGGCTTTGGCGAAGTGAGGCGCATCGGCCTAACCGAATTGGACAGCAACAAGAACGGCCTGGTCGATGGGGCGGACGCTCATGTCGAGGTCGAAAAGATCCAGCTCGACAACGTTGCCCGCGACTCCCTGGTGATCCATGCCGGCGATGCCAGCGGCTTCGCCCGCTTCCAGGGCGACACGCTCACCCTGTTCGGCATCACCCGGCTGGCCGCCGCCGACTTCACCACGGGCGACTTCACCACCTGA
- a CDS encoding DUF7947 five-stranded beta-barrel domain-containing protein, whose amino-acid sequence MILPIFAWIVHQALGQNRESEQRLARLEGQMNEALRANDNLAAQIRMAHEAQLADRQLLHGVAEAAFRRSRTSVRKLPAPVGRTSRWMKLEAPKAVDRVEIGEVEAEVLRALEELELLEACAFRVQFISFNIRTGSCKVELLDGTGREVLGKVVDPSRLQPLNPYTRSLHERIPVTVTAQEALLDGELHRLFIIAGISD is encoded by the coding sequence ATGATACTGCCGATCTTCGCGTGGATCGTGCATCAAGCGCTTGGCCAGAACCGGGAATCCGAGCAACGGCTCGCCCGATTAGAGGGCCAGATGAACGAGGCGCTCAGGGCGAACGACAATCTCGCTGCGCAGATCCGGATGGCCCATGAAGCGCAACTGGCAGACCGCCAGTTGCTGCATGGAGTCGCCGAGGCCGCCTTCCGGCGATCCCGAACCTCCGTCCGAAAGCTCCCCGCGCCGGTAGGCAGGACTTCCCGGTGGATGAAGCTGGAGGCTCCCAAGGCGGTCGACCGCGTTGAGATCGGCGAAGTGGAGGCAGAGGTTCTGCGTGCGTTGGAGGAACTGGAACTGCTTGAGGCGTGCGCATTCCGCGTGCAGTTCATCTCATTCAATATCCGTACCGGCTCATGCAAGGTTGAGCTGCTCGACGGAACTGGGCGGGAAGTCCTCGGGAAAGTGGTCGATCCAAGCAGATTGCAACCTCTCAACCCGTACACTCGCTCCCTCCACGAACGTATTCCTGTGACAGTCACTGCACAGGAAGCGTTATTGGATGGTGAATTGCACAGGCTCTTCATCATTGCTGGCATATCTGACTAG
- a CDS encoding sensor histidine kinase — MRARPVPMEQTLIDLVVDAMDAIEERRERDGARFQGRIALAITAVPPDFWQVEVGDHGCGVAPAIAPRVFRPFVSSKPAGKGTGIGLSIAFGLLRDMNGHIDLAPHRQSGACFRITLAKVAAVEAVAAG; from the coding sequence GTGCGCGCCCGCCCAGTGCCGATGGAGCAGACCCTGATCGATCTGGTGGTCGACGCCATGGACGCGATCGAGGAGCGGCGCGAGCGGGACGGCGCCCGCTTCCAGGGCCGCATCGCCCTCGCCATCACCGCCGTCCCCCCGGATTTCTGGCAGGTCGAGGTCGGCGACCATGGCTGCGGCGTCGCCCCCGCCATCGCCCCGCGCGTGTTCCGGCCCTTCGTCAGCAGCAAGCCCGCCGGCAAGGGTACCGGCATCGGCCTGTCCATCGCGTTCGGCCTCCTCCGCGACATGAACGGCCACATCGACCTGGCCCCCCACCGCCAGTCCGGTGCCTGCTTCCGGATCACGCTGGCCAAGGTGGCGGCGGTGGAGGCGGTGGCGGCGGGGTGA
- a CDS encoding universal stress protein — protein sequence MKRLLLATDLSPRSELALARALRLARQHGAQLRVCHVVDDALPAHLAEAQKAAAETILQERIQTLGGDVAATVSLAIAAGRPEAVILQEATASGAELIMLGVHHGVAPTMFRGSTAERVIRQGRLPVLVVRREAEADYRQAVVGIDFSLHSLWAARAAFRVAPAATFHLVHSYMAPFPVFLAGDVRSEAREMHTRELDRMIDEELTAFLARLGDQLPPQQRLTVQGPATEVLLHVAGRLPADLLVIGTHGRTGIAHALLGSVAEDLLLQAHCDVLVAKAW from the coding sequence TTGAAGCGGCTTCTGCTTGCGACCGACCTCTCCCCCCGCTCCGAGCTGGCGCTGGCCCGCGCCTTGCGGCTGGCGCGGCAGCACGGCGCCCAGCTGCGCGTGTGCCACGTGGTCGACGACGCCCTGCCGGCGCACCTGGCCGAGGCCCAGAAGGCTGCGGCCGAAACCATCCTGCAGGAGCGCATCCAGACGCTTGGCGGCGATGTCGCGGCGACTGTTTCGCTGGCGATCGCCGCCGGCAGGCCCGAGGCCGTGATCCTCCAGGAGGCGACGGCATCCGGCGCCGAGCTGATCATGCTGGGGGTGCATCACGGCGTGGCGCCAACCATGTTCCGCGGCAGCACCGCCGAGCGGGTGATCCGCCAGGGCCGCCTTCCGGTCCTGGTCGTGCGGCGCGAGGCCGAGGCGGACTACCGGCAGGCCGTGGTCGGGATCGACTTCTCGCTGCACTCGCTCTGGGCGGCGCGGGCGGCGTTCCGGGTGGCGCCCGCCGCAACGTTCCACCTGGTCCACAGCTACATGGCGCCCTTCCCGGTGTTTCTCGCCGGCGACGTGCGTTCGGAGGCGCGCGAGATGCACACGCGCGAGCTCGACCGCATGATCGACGAGGAGCTCACCGCCTTTCTGGCCAGGCTGGGCGACCAGCTTCCCCCCCAGCAACGCCTCACCGTCCAGGGGCCGGCGACCGAGGTCCTGCTCCACGTGGCGGGCCGCCTGCCCGCCGACCTGCTGGTGATCGGCACCCACGGCCGCACCGGCATCGCCCACGCCCTCCTGGGCAGCGTCGCCGAGGACCTGCTGCTGCAGGCCCATTGCGACGTGCTGGTCGCCAAGGCCTGGTGA
- a CDS encoding MBL fold metallo-hydrolase has product MAIQIPLDPTDQTGTEGPDGLVSIAPDLAWQRLKIVNVVLFGHPSAGAGNWVLIDAGLAGSAQSIRELASNRFGQDAPPAAIVLTHGHFDHVGALETLARDWDVPVYAHPLEHPYLDGSTSYPPADPWVGGGAMALLSPLYPTSPVDVGPHLRALPADGSLPGMPGWRWIHTPGHTPGHVSLWREADRTLVAGDAFITTGQESAYEVAVQSPEMHGPPRYFTPDWPQAGRSVRLLAGLEPERVVCGHGHAMQGPRMRAALHELADDFERIAVPSNRR; this is encoded by the coding sequence ATGGCAATCCAGATCCCGCTCGATCCGACCGACCAGACCGGAACCGAGGGGCCGGATGGCCTGGTCTCGATAGCACCCGACCTGGCTTGGCAACGGCTGAAGATCGTGAACGTGGTGCTGTTCGGCCATCCTTCCGCCGGCGCCGGCAACTGGGTCCTCATCGATGCCGGCCTTGCCGGCTCCGCGCAGTCCATCCGGGAGCTCGCCAGCAACAGGTTCGGCCAGGACGCCCCGCCCGCGGCGATCGTGCTCACCCATGGCCATTTCGACCATGTGGGCGCTTTGGAAACCCTGGCCCGCGACTGGGACGTGCCGGTCTACGCGCACCCTCTCGAGCATCCCTACCTGGACGGCAGCACCTCCTACCCGCCCGCCGACCCCTGGGTGGGCGGCGGCGCCATGGCGCTGCTTTCGCCGCTCTACCCGACCAGTCCCGTCGATGTCGGCCCGCATCTGCGCGCCCTCCCGGCGGATGGCAGCCTGCCGGGCATGCCGGGCTGGCGCTGGATCCACACGCCCGGCCACACGCCAGGCCACGTGTCGCTGTGGCGCGAAGCCGACCGGACGCTGGTCGCCGGCGACGCCTTCATCACCACCGGGCAGGAATCGGCCTACGAGGTCGCCGTCCAGAGCCCGGAGATGCACGGCCCCCCGCGCTACTTCACCCCGGACTGGCCGCAGGCGGGCCGCTCGGTGCGGCTTCTGGCCGGGCTCGAGCCCGAACGCGTCGTCTGCGGCCACGGCCATGCCATGCAGGGCCCGCGCATGCGCGCCGCGTTGCATGAGCTTGCCGATGATTTCGAGCGGATCGCCGTTCCGTCGAACCGGCGGTAA
- a CDS encoding GNAT family N-acetyltransferase — MSSNVIVSPYASEDAPACAEVFERAWNAGHPYAPRWIGLDAFKNAIMGRSVLVARTEQGRIVGFAGVEVPDSFIQHLYVDPGFARQGIGRKLLQAAVELAGGQATLKCQRKNAGALRFYRREGWTEGEEGGDGDERWVRMRSPRLDVP, encoded by the coding sequence GTGTCTTCCAACGTCATCGTGTCGCCCTACGCGTCGGAGGATGCCCCCGCCTGTGCGGAAGTCTTCGAACGCGCCTGGAATGCCGGACATCCGTATGCCCCTCGCTGGATCGGGCTCGACGCGTTCAAGAACGCGATCATGGGCCGAAGCGTCCTGGTTGCGCGAACGGAGCAAGGCCGGATCGTCGGCTTTGCCGGCGTCGAAGTGCCGGACTCGTTCATCCAGCACCTCTACGTCGACCCAGGCTTTGCCCGCCAGGGCATCGGCCGCAAGCTGCTGCAGGCGGCCGTCGAACTCGCGGGCGGGCAAGCCACGCTCAAGTGCCAGCGGAAGAATGCCGGCGCCCTCAGGTTCTACCGGCGCGAGGGTTGGACAGAGGGAGAAGAGGGCGGCGATGGTGATGAACGGTGGGTGCGCATGAGGAGCCCGCGCCTGGATGTCCCGTAG
- a CDS encoding ABC-F family ATP-binding cassette domain-containing protein, producing the protein MLDLNDITLRIAGRVLLEGASLHMPANRRFGLVGRNGTGKTSLFRLLTGEWHVDAGEVRLQPGIRVGIVAQEAPGGSTTPMQAVLAADKERHALMQERATATDGLRIAEVENRLLEIQADAAPARAAIILKGLGFDEEMQARPLSAFSGGWRMRVALAGVLFAEPDLLLLDEPTNHLDLEATLWLTEHLAKYPRSLLLISHDRDLLDAVPERIVHLENQKLTTWTGGFTQFRRQFAEQRELREKMRAKQLERRAHLQSFVDRFRAKATKARQAQSRLKMLEKMPVLDAEAMEPDVVFDFPQPEPPPPPLITMDRAAVGYDSKIILSGLSLRIDPDDRIALIGANGNGKSTFAKLLADRLQPMSGELTRARGLKVGFFAQHQIEDLTPDADAIAHLRRLLPDTPEQKLRSRLARFGLNQDKAITPAKNLSGGEKARLNLAMITCHDPQFLILDEPTNHLDIDSREALIEAINEFPGAVVLVSHDRHLLELTADRLWLVGNGRVTPFDGDIDDYRQQMLSERANNQKTPTPTQQPAPPKRTQNERRQKLAPLRQEAAKLERLIERIQAAIAEIDAKMADPKSYMKGLDLEGLGKKKAEYLDGLAKAEGKWLEMLEEIEGIEIN; encoded by the coding sequence ATGCTCGACCTGAACGACATCACCCTGCGAATCGCCGGCCGCGTCCTCCTGGAGGGCGCCAGCCTGCACATGCCCGCCAACCGCCGCTTCGGCCTGGTCGGCCGCAACGGCACCGGCAAGACCTCCCTGTTCCGCCTGCTCACCGGCGAATGGCACGTGGATGCCGGCGAGGTCCGCCTGCAGCCCGGCATCCGCGTCGGCATCGTCGCCCAGGAGGCGCCGGGCGGCTCCACCACGCCCATGCAGGCGGTGCTCGCCGCCGACAAGGAGCGCCACGCGCTGATGCAGGAGCGCGCCACCGCCACCGACGGCCTGCGCATCGCCGAGGTCGAGAACCGCCTGCTCGAGATCCAGGCCGACGCCGCCCCCGCCCGGGCCGCGATCATCCTGAAAGGCCTGGGCTTCGACGAGGAGATGCAGGCCCGCCCGCTCTCCGCGTTTTCCGGCGGCTGGCGGATGCGCGTGGCTCTCGCCGGCGTCCTGTTCGCCGAGCCCGACCTCCTGCTCCTGGACGAGCCCACCAACCACCTGGACCTGGAAGCCACCCTCTGGCTGACCGAGCACCTGGCGAAGTACCCGCGCTCGCTGCTGCTGATCAGCCACGACCGCGACCTGCTGGACGCCGTGCCGGAGCGCATCGTCCATCTGGAAAACCAGAAGCTCACCACCTGGACCGGCGGCTTCACCCAGTTCCGCCGCCAGTTCGCCGAGCAGCGCGAGCTGCGCGAGAAGATGCGCGCCAAGCAGCTGGAGCGAAGAGCCCACCTGCAAAGCTTCGTCGACCGCTTCCGCGCCAAGGCCACCAAGGCCCGCCAGGCCCAGTCGCGCCTGAAGATGCTGGAAAAGATGCCGGTCCTGGACGCCGAGGCGATGGAGCCGGACGTCGTCTTCGACTTCCCCCAGCCCGAGCCCCCGCCCCCGCCCTTGATCACCATGGACCGGGCCGCCGTCGGCTACGACTCCAAGATCATCCTGAGCGGCCTGTCCTTGCGCATCGATCCCGACGACCGCATCGCGCTGATCGGCGCCAACGGCAACGGCAAGTCGACCTTCGCCAAGCTCCTGGCCGACCGCCTCCAGCCGATGTCCGGCGAGCTCACCCGCGCCCGCGGCCTGAAGGTCGGCTTCTTCGCCCAGCACCAGATCGAGGACCTGACCCCCGACGCGGACGCCATCGCCCACCTGCGCCGCCTCCTGCCCGACACCCCGGAACAGAAGCTGCGCTCCCGTCTCGCCCGCTTCGGCCTGAACCAGGACAAGGCGATCACGCCCGCGAAGAACCTGTCCGGCGGCGAAAAGGCCCGCCTCAACCTCGCCATGATCACCTGCCACGACCCGCAGTTCCTGATCCTGGACGAGCCCACCAACCACCTGGACATCGACAGCCGCGAGGCCCTGATCGAGGCCATCAACGAGTTCCCCGGCGCCGTGGTCCTGGTCTCCCACGACCGCCACCTCCTGGAACTCACTGCCGACCGCCTCTGGCTGGTCGGCAACGGCCGCGTCACCCCCTTCGACGGCGACATCGACGACTACCGCCAGCAGATGCTCTCCGAGCGCGCCAACAACCAGAAAACCCCCACCCCCACCCAACAGCCCGCCCCGCCCAAGCGCACCCAGAACGAACGCCGCCAGAAACTCGCCCCACTGCGCCAGGAAGCCGCCAAGCTGGAACGCCTGATCGAGCGCATCCAGGCGGCGATCGCGGAGATCGACGCCAAGATGGCGGACCCGAAGAGCTACATGAAGGGGCTGGACCTGGAGGGGCTGGGGAAGAAGAAGGCGGAATATCTGGACGGGCTGGCGAAGGCGGAGGGGAAGTGGTTGGAGATGCTGGAGGAGATTGAGGGGATTGAGATAAATTGA
- a CDS encoding carbohydrate ABC transporter permease, whose product MVVAGASPFARRFGTVFHRLALALYVLAALFPLYWLIKIAVTPTDLLFGEGIRLWPSRATLDNFGEVLGATDFPWYFANSVIVSFGTAIGVTLAASLSGYALSRFTFRAKAPVLFFLLLTQIFPLVMLIAPIYRLMTPLGLVDSLTGLILVYTAYNAPFATFLMQSFFEGIPKELEEAAMIDGCTRFQSLRRVILPLTLPGMGATLGFVFTAAWSELLFALMLISSETKMTFPVGLLTFVSKFSVDWGQMTAAAVLALIPACLFFALIQRYLVQGLTAGAVKG is encoded by the coding sequence ATGGTGGTCGCCGGCGCCTCGCCCTTCGCCCGCCGCTTCGGCACGGTCTTCCATCGCCTGGCCCTGGCGCTCTACGTGCTGGCGGCGCTGTTCCCGCTCTACTGGCTGATCAAGATCGCGGTCACCCCCACCGACCTCCTGTTCGGCGAGGGCATCCGGCTGTGGCCGAGCCGGGCGACCTTGGACAATTTCGGCGAGGTGCTGGGGGCCACCGACTTTCCCTGGTACTTCGCGAACTCGGTGATCGTCTCGTTCGGCACGGCCATCGGGGTGACGCTGGCGGCCAGCCTGTCCGGCTACGCCCTGTCCCGCTTCACCTTCCGGGCCAAGGCCCCCGTCCTGTTCTTTTTGCTGCTGACCCAGATCTTCCCGCTCGTGATGCTGATCGCGCCGATCTACCGGCTGATGACGCCGCTCGGCCTGGTCGACAGCCTGACCGGGCTGATCCTGGTCTACACCGCCTACAACGCCCCGTTCGCCACCTTCCTGATGCAGAGCTTCTTCGAGGGCATCCCCAAGGAGCTGGAGGAGGCGGCGATGATCGACGGCTGCACCCGCTTCCAGTCGCTGCGCCGGGTGATCCTGCCGCTCACCCTGCCGGGCATGGGCGCCACCCTGGGCTTCGTGTTCACCGCGGCCTGGTCGGAACTTCTGTTCGCCCTGATGCTGATCTCGTCCGAGACCAAGATGACCTTCCCGGTGGGCCTGCTCACCTTCGTGTCGAAGTTCTCGGTGGACTGGGGGCAGATGACCGCGGCGGCGGTGCTGGCGCTGATCCCGGCCTGTTTGTTCTTCGCGCTGATCCAGCGCTACCTGGTGCAGGGGCTGACCGCCGGCGCCGTCAAAGGCTGA
- a CDS encoding carbohydrate ABC transporter permease, translated as MAGIALNAPEGGPARRRTFRSLAEPWTYLSPTLVLIALFMLVPLVVGIGFAFQNVQILNPFKRGFVGLAHFEAIWQDRIFWRALGNTLWWTFASLFLQFFLGLGLALLLWREFKGKKLVQAIVFLPWAVPSFLSGLTFAWLFNPVVGPLPHWLHALGLLAAPDNILGDPALAMWGPITANVWWGIPFFAITILAALQSIPNEMYEAAAIDGAGTWARFRHVTIAYLIPTVAITILLRTIWIANFGDLIVVMTGGGPAGQTQILPSYIFTIAFRKLDFGYASALSMVLLGLLFLYAILILEMRKRLRSAF; from the coding sequence ATGGCTGGAATCGCGCTGAACGCGCCTGAAGGAGGTCCGGCCCGGCGCCGGACCTTTCGTTCGCTCGCCGAGCCCTGGACCTATCTTTCCCCGACCCTCGTCCTGATCGCCCTGTTCATGCTGGTCCCGCTGGTGGTCGGCATCGGCTTCGCGTTCCAGAACGTGCAGATCCTCAACCCCTTCAAGCGTGGCTTCGTGGGTCTCGCCCATTTCGAGGCGATCTGGCAGGACCGGATCTTCTGGCGGGCTCTCGGCAACACGCTGTGGTGGACCTTCGCCTCCCTGTTCCTGCAATTCTTCCTGGGGCTTGGCCTGGCGCTGCTGCTGTGGCGGGAGTTCAAGGGCAAGAAGCTGGTCCAGGCGATCGTGTTCCTGCCCTGGGCGGTCCCCTCCTTCCTGTCCGGCCTGACGTTTGCCTGGCTGTTCAACCCGGTGGTGGGGCCCCTGCCGCACTGGCTGCACGCCCTGGGCCTGCTGGCCGCCCCGGACAACATCTTAGGGGATCCGGCGCTTGCCATGTGGGGGCCGATCACCGCCAATGTCTGGTGGGGCATCCCGTTCTTCGCGATCACCATCCTGGCGGCGTTGCAGTCGATCCCCAACGAGATGTACGAGGCCGCCGCCATCGACGGCGCCGGCACCTGGGCGCGCTTTCGCCACGTCACCATTGCCTACCTGATCCCGACCGTGGCGATCACCATCCTGCTCCGCACCATCTGGATCGCCAATTTCGGCGACCTGATCGTGGTGATGACCGGGGGGGGACCTGCCGGGCAGACCCAGATCCTGCCCTCCTACATCTTCACCATCGCCTTTCGGAAGCTGGACTTCGGCTATGCCTCGGCCTTGTCCATGGTGCTGCTGGGCCTCCTTTTCCTCTACGCGATCTTGATCCTGGAAATGCGCAAGCGGCTGCGGAGCGCCTTTTGA
- a CDS encoding ABC transporter substrate-binding protein produces MKTWMTAGALALSLLAQTALADTTLKLTEVITSPARTEHLKGMIAKFEEANPGVTVEVTSLPWGQAFEKLATMVQGGNIPDVVEMPDRWLALYAANGQLENLQPWLDEWEVTPQLTDRAVQFGSWYNDTPYMIPYGFYIRAMFWNKELFAQAGMSEPPKTTAEFVEASKKIAALGEGKTGYCLRGGPGATNGYIMFMLNEMGSNEFFDEEGNSTLNKPEAVAGLQILADMYQEGAVPKDSVNWGFNEIVAGFYSGTCAMLDQDPDALIAVAERMPADKFAVAPMPLGPSGKSFPTMGYAGWAMFSASEAKDESWKLIAHLSSPEMNLEWAKVVGVIPIHKGAENDPFFDTEQYRGWFTELNDPRWQLTAMPTYLEEFGFFADQISITGGQEMLLGQRTPQDVADEWAAYLTDAQKKWLESR; encoded by the coding sequence ATGAAGACCTGGATGACCGCGGGCGCCCTGGCGCTCTCGCTGCTGGCGCAGACCGCGCTGGCCGACACCACGCTGAAGCTCACCGAGGTGATCACCAGCCCGGCGCGCACCGAGCACCTCAAGGGCATGATCGCCAAGTTCGAGGAAGCCAACCCGGGCGTGACCGTCGAGGTCACCTCGCTGCCCTGGGGTCAGGCCTTCGAGAAGCTGGCGACCATGGTCCAGGGCGGCAACATCCCCGACGTGGTCGAGATGCCCGACCGCTGGCTGGCGCTCTATGCCGCGAATGGCCAGCTGGAGAACCTGCAGCCCTGGCTGGACGAGTGGGAGGTGACCCCGCAGCTCACCGACCGCGCGGTGCAGTTCGGCTCCTGGTACAACGACACGCCCTACATGATCCCGTATGGATTCTACATCCGGGCGATGTTCTGGAACAAGGAGCTGTTCGCGCAGGCCGGGATGAGCGAGCCGCCCAAGACCACGGCGGAGTTCGTCGAGGCGTCGAAGAAGATCGCGGCGCTGGGCGAGGGCAAGACCGGCTACTGCCTGCGCGGCGGGCCGGGTGCCACCAACGGCTACATCATGTTCATGCTGAACGAGATGGGCTCCAACGAGTTCTTCGACGAGGAAGGCAACTCGACGTTGAACAAGCCGGAGGCGGTGGCCGGCCTGCAGATCCTGGCCGACATGTACCAGGAGGGCGCCGTTCCCAAGGACAGCGTCAACTGGGGCTTCAACGAGATCGTGGCCGGGTTCTATTCCGGCACCTGCGCGATGCTCGACCAGGACCCGGACGCTTTGATCGCGGTGGCGGAACGGATGCCGGCCGACAAGTTCGCGGTGGCGCCGATGCCGCTCGGGCCCTCCGGCAAGTCCTTCCCGACCATGGGCTATGCCGGCTGGGCGATGTTCTCGGCCAGCGAGGCCAAGGACGAGAGCTGGAAGCTGATCGCGCACCTGTCCTCGCCGGAGATGAACCTGGAATGGGCCAAGGTGGTCGGCGTGATCCCGATCCACAAAGGTGCGGAAAACGACCCGTTCTTCGACACCGAGCAGTATCGCGGCTGGTTCACCGAGCTGAACGACCCGCGCTGGCAGCTCACCGCCATGCCCACATATCTCGAGGAGTTCGGCTTCTTCGCCGACCAGATCTCGATCACCGGCGGCCAGGAAATGCTGCTGGGCCAGCGCACGCCCCAGGACGTCGCCGATGAATGGGCGGCCTATCTCACCGATGCGCAGAAAAAATGGCTGGAATCGCGCTGA
- a CDS encoding PLP-dependent transferase, translating into MSDSSWWSEAGSICAHDPRFDEGAVVPPIYQTSLFTFRSYAEMRSVFAGEKQQAIYSRVGNPTVQVFEEKMARLEGTEAARGFASGMAAISGAVLAHVEAGDRIVAVRHLYPDAYRFFQTMLPKLGVTVDYVDGSDLGAIEKALPGAKLLYLETPTSWTFEVQDLAAIARLAKAQGVTTIADNSWATPIFQRPAIHGIDIVLHSASKYLSGHSDTVAGVVCGSAAAIQRLATSSIPYLGAKLAPFEAFLLLRGLRTLPARMLAQENAAITVAEALQGLPGVARVLHPALAGKVDERQLLGSSSLFSFEAAPEVDIEAFCDALRLFKLGVSWGGHESLVVPAAIAHEQAAGPNSVVDFGVGARIVRLHVGLESPADLIGDVTRALQEAGGQVKKPVKKGWWARRERTA; encoded by the coding sequence TTGAGCGATTCGAGTTGGTGGTCCGAGGCCGGCAGCATCTGCGCCCACGACCCGCGGTTCGACGAAGGGGCGGTGGTCCCGCCGATCTACCAGACCTCCCTGTTCACCTTCCGCTCCTATGCCGAGATGCGCTCGGTGTTCGCCGGCGAGAAGCAGCAGGCGATCTACAGCCGGGTCGGCAACCCGACCGTGCAGGTGTTCGAGGAGAAGATGGCCAGGCTGGAGGGCACCGAGGCCGCGCGCGGCTTCGCCTCCGGCATGGCCGCGATCAGTGGCGCGGTGCTGGCCCATGTGGAGGCCGGCGACCGGATCGTGGCGGTCCGCCATCTCTACCCGGACGCCTACCGCTTCTTCCAGACCATGCTGCCCAAGCTGGGCGTGACCGTCGACTATGTGGACGGCAGCGACCTGGGCGCGATCGAGAAGGCCCTGCCCGGCGCGAAGCTGCTCTACCTGGAGACGCCGACCTCCTGGACCTTCGAGGTGCAGGACCTGGCGGCGATAGCCAGGCTGGCCAAGGCGCAGGGTGTGACCACCATCGCCGACAACAGCTGGGCCACCCCGATCTTCCAGCGCCCGGCCATCCACGGCATCGACATCGTGCTGCACTCGGCGTCGAAATACTTGTCCGGGCACAGCGACACGGTGGCCGGCGTGGTCTGCGGCAGCGCCGCCGCCATCCAGCGCCTGGCGACCTCGTCGATCCCCTATCTGGGGGCCAAGCTGGCGCCGTTCGAGGCGTTCCTGTTGCTGCGCGGCCTGCGCACCCTGCCGGCCAGGATGCTGGCCCAGGAGAACGCGGCGATCACCGTGGCCGAGGCGCTGCAGGGCCTGCCGGGCGTGGCGCGGGTGCTCCACCCGGCCCTGGCCGGCAAGGTCGACGAGCGCCAGCTGCTCGGCAGTTCGTCGCTGTTCTCGTTCGAGGCGGCGCCCGAGGTCGACATCGAGGCCTTCTGCGACGCCCTGCGCCTGTTCAAGCTCGGCGTGAGCTGGGGCGGCCATGAGAGCCTGGTGGTGCCGGCGGCGATCGCCCACGAGCAGGCGGCCGGGCCCAATTCGGTCGTGGATTTCGGGGTCGGCGCGCGTATCGTCCGGCTGCATGTCGGGCTGGAATCGCCCGCCGACCTGATCGGCGACGTGACCCGGGCGCTGCAGGAAGCCGGCGGACAGGTGAAGAAGCCCGTGAAGAAGGGCTGGTGGGCGAGACGGGAGCGGACCGCCTGA